The Halopseudomonas sabulinigri genome window below encodes:
- the lptG gene encoding LPS export ABC transporter permease LptG: MRKLDRHIGSSVLLSILVVLAIIVGLDLLFAYINELDDLEGGYGPLQALVYVCLTIPRRLHDLLPLAALVGCLVGLGTLASNSELTIMRAAGVSIARIVGAVMKPLLVLMVVGVLIGEYLAPYTENLAESRRAIAEGSNEAVKSKGLWHREGDDFIHINAVQPNGVLHGVTRYRFDGERHLLEASFARRATVQENDWLMEDVRTTRFADDGQSEVLSTFQDLWDIHLSPELLRVVLLDPDVLPLKGIWQYQAYLSDQGLNNKPYWLAFWKKLFQPLATAALVFVAISFIFGPLRSVTMGQRLFTGVLVGFGFQIVQDLLGPSSLVFGFSPLIAVLLPIALLFLVGVVLLRRAG; encoded by the coding sequence ATGCGCAAGCTTGATCGTCATATCGGCAGCTCGGTGCTGCTGAGCATTCTGGTGGTATTGGCGATTATTGTCGGCCTTGACCTGCTGTTTGCCTATATCAATGAACTGGATGACCTTGAGGGCGGTTACGGCCCGCTGCAGGCACTGGTGTATGTGTGTCTGACTATTCCGCGTCGCTTGCACGACCTGTTGCCGCTGGCTGCATTGGTGGGTTGCCTGGTTGGTTTGGGTACCCTGGCCAGCAACTCGGAGTTGACCATCATGCGCGCGGCGGGCGTCTCCATCGCGCGTATTGTTGGCGCCGTGATGAAACCGCTGCTGGTGCTCATGGTGGTGGGTGTGCTGATCGGCGAGTACCTGGCGCCCTACACCGAGAATCTGGCGGAAAGCCGCCGGGCGATCGCTGAGGGCAGCAACGAGGCGGTCAAGTCCAAGGGGTTGTGGCACCGCGAAGGCGATGACTTCATCCACATCAATGCCGTGCAGCCCAATGGTGTGCTGCACGGCGTGACGCGCTATCGCTTTGATGGCGAGCGCCACCTGCTGGAAGCCAGTTTTGCTCGGCGCGCGACCGTGCAGGAGAACGACTGGCTGATGGAAGATGTACGAACCACCCGTTTTGCTGACGACGGCCAAAGCGAGGTGCTGAGTACCTTCCAGGACCTGTGGGATATCCATCTGTCGCCCGAGCTGCTGCGTGTGGTCTTGCTGGACCCGGACGTGCTACCGCTCAAGGGTATTTGGCAATATCAGGCCTATTTGTCCGACCAGGGGTTGAACAACAAGCCCTATTGGCTGGCATTCTGGAAGAAACTGTTCCAGCCTTTGGCGACGGCGGCGCTGGTGTTTGTCGCCATCTCGTTCATCTTCGGCCCGCTGAGATCGGTGACCATGGGGCAGCGCCTGTTTACCGGTGTGTTGGTCGGGTTCGGTTTTCAGATAGTGCAGGACTTGCTGGGGCCGTCCAGCCTAGTCTTCGGCTTCTCGCCGCTGATTGCGGTGTTGTTGCCCATCGCCTTGCTGTTTTTGGTTGGGGTCGTGTTATTGCGCCGTGCCGGTTAA
- a CDS encoding ATP-binding protein: protein MLKEIPPSRVLSAGLAIAMLLFLAAVYIASSPIRLGFSVAQGEQGVRVTRVAPDGPAFELLGTGDELLAVRSSAGSLQLEPWDAVAEPDDAALFVTYNRFFERHRQIWSILGGEQLELQVLSASGGSATWVRLQPLALRGINHLPWLFWYQVGCGLAILLMGVAAWAFVQSERGPRLYALAGLAIAIAIVASAIYTTRELSLPPAWFLTLSRINQFGAMLFAGTGTALFWYYPTQLGRFPLARVMLVIVGLTLAVNWLQLIPSLDAAARYPLLAWFAVDIAFAIQQWRRTRREPVERARLKWLIFAWFAGAFGYLGMVVTPQVLGLGAIAQQKYAWCFFVISYLGIALGIVRYRLFDLDRWILLVWFWFAFGVLFIVIDALLVMTLHLETSMGLLVSLAVVGWAYLPIRQAFLTWLMPKDGRGVLHKRLPDILQQAFLHERSVDDQWSRALQAVFNPLTITPLLEPVDKPVPRENGLRLAVPGMHPGQGFLLSYAGGGARLFDRQDADFCGQALALFLYARDYHQSYQSGVISERKRVARDLHDDVGARLLSVVYRARTDEELQGLARDCLRELREVIQGLQKDVVLVRQSFSRWQSEARERCRLFGLQLDMRLEEALADERLSPRQERNLSRILRECLTNTFKHAQADLIAVEFKVEHNRLVLRYQDNGAGMLSSSCEQTAGLGVLGIQERCRELGGEVCWWTPLDGGLAMRCEIPVKAS from the coding sequence ATGCTTAAGGAAATACCACCGTCACGTGTGCTCTCTGCCGGTCTGGCGATCGCCATGTTGCTGTTCCTTGCCGCTGTGTACATTGCCTCAAGCCCGATTCGGCTGGGCTTTTCGGTGGCGCAGGGTGAGCAGGGGGTAAGGGTCACGCGGGTCGCGCCAGACGGCCCAGCCTTCGAGTTGCTGGGCACGGGGGATGAGCTGCTGGCGGTGCGCAGCAGCGCCGGCTCGCTGCAACTGGAGCCCTGGGATGCGGTAGCTGAGCCGGATGACGCGGCGCTCTTTGTCACTTACAACCGATTCTTTGAACGCCATCGGCAGATCTGGTCGATCCTCGGCGGGGAGCAGTTGGAGCTACAGGTGCTGAGCGCCAGTGGTGGCTCGGCCACGTGGGTGCGACTGCAACCCCTGGCGCTGCGGGGCATCAACCATCTGCCTTGGTTATTCTGGTACCAGGTTGGTTGCGGGTTGGCGATTCTGCTGATGGGGGTTGCTGCCTGGGCATTTGTGCAAAGCGAGCGTGGCCCCAGACTGTACGCGTTAGCCGGCTTGGCGATTGCGATTGCCATCGTTGCCAGCGCCATCTATACCACCCGCGAACTCAGCTTGCCACCCGCGTGGTTTCTTACCCTGTCTCGCATCAATCAGTTTGGCGCCATGTTGTTCGCCGGCACGGGGACCGCCTTGTTCTGGTATTACCCCACTCAGCTGGGGCGCTTCCCGCTGGCGCGGGTGATGTTGGTCATTGTCGGTCTGACCCTTGCCGTCAATTGGTTGCAGCTGATCCCCAGCCTGGATGCGGCGGCACGCTACCCGTTGCTGGCGTGGTTTGCCGTGGACATTGCCTTTGCCATTCAACAGTGGCGTCGTACGCGGCGAGAACCGGTTGAGCGTGCCCGCCTGAAGTGGCTGATCTTTGCCTGGTTTGCCGGTGCCTTCGGCTATCTGGGGATGGTGGTGACGCCGCAGGTGTTGGGGCTGGGGGCAATAGCGCAGCAGAAGTATGCCTGGTGTTTCTTTGTGATCTCCTACCTGGGTATCGCGCTGGGCATCGTACGCTACCGCCTGTTCGATCTGGATCGCTGGATTCTGCTGGTGTGGTTCTGGTTTGCCTTCGGCGTGCTCTTCATCGTCATCGACGCGCTGCTGGTGATGACGCTGCACCTGGAAACCAGCATGGGCTTGTTGGTCTCGCTGGCGGTGGTGGGCTGGGCCTATCTGCCGATCCGGCAGGCGTTTCTCACCTGGCTGATGCCCAAGGACGGCCGGGGCGTGCTGCACAAACGCCTGCCGGATATTCTGCAGCAGGCCTTTCTGCATGAGCGCTCGGTTGACGACCAGTGGAGTCGTGCCTTGCAGGCGGTATTCAATCCATTGACCATTACGCCCCTGCTCGAGCCGGTAGACAAGCCAGTTCCGAGGGAAAACGGCCTGCGCCTCGCTGTACCTGGCATGCATCCGGGCCAGGGCTTTTTGTTGAGTTATGCCGGCGGCGGCGCGCGGCTGTTTGATCGCCAGGATGCCGACTTCTGTGGGCAGGCGCTGGCATTGTTTCTGTATGCCCGTGATTACCATCAGTCCTATCAGAGCGGGGTGATCAGCGAGCGCAAGCGGGTTGCCCGTGACTTGCACGATGACGTCGGTGCGCGCTTGCTGTCGGTGGTCTACCGTGCCCGCACTGACGAAGAGCTGCAGGGCCTGGCGCGAGATTGCTTGCGTGAGCTGCGGGAGGTTATTCAGGGGCTGCAGAAGGATGTGGTGCTAGTGCGGCAGAGTTTTTCGCGCTGGCAGTCAGAGGCGCGCGAGCGCTGCCGGCTGTTTGGCTTGCAGCTGGATATGCGGCTGGAGGAGGCGCTGGCCGACGAACGGTTGAGCCCCCGTCAAGAGCGCAATCTCTCGCGTATCTTGCGCGAGTGTCTGACCAATACCTTCAAGCACGCGCAGGCCGATTTGATTGCCGTCGAGTTCAAGGTGGAGCACAATCGGCTCGTGCTGCGATATCAAGATAATGGCGCCGGAATGTTGTCGTCGAGTTGTGAGCAAACCGCAGGGCTCGGAGTGCTGGGCATTCAGGAGCGTTGCCGGGAGCTGGGTGGCGAGGTCTGCTGGTGGACTCCTTTGGATGGCGGCTTGGCGATGCGCTGTGAAATACCGGTAAAGGCGAGTTGA
- a CDS encoding response regulator transcription factor, with amino-acid sequence MNKVLILEDLKDAQTWLSEAVLMAWPQARMTLYERLGYAIAALDLGPPDLCLVDLQLPDGSGIDFIRECSQRYPDTLLVVATMYDDDMHLFPALQAGAKGYLLKDDTQTQIALALEGVARGIPPLSPQIAQRMLSFFQQDGGAANRWRPEAGGLDDSAGLSEREREFLLVIGNGYKTAEAADMLGVSYHTAAKHIKNIYAKLGISSRAQAVQEAIRMGLIN; translated from the coding sequence ATGAATAAAGTCCTGATTCTGGAGGACCTTAAAGACGCGCAGACCTGGTTGTCAGAGGCTGTGCTGATGGCCTGGCCGCAGGCGCGGATGACCCTGTACGAGCGTCTGGGGTATGCGATCGCTGCGCTGGATCTCGGGCCGCCGGATTTGTGTCTGGTGGACCTGCAGCTGCCGGACGGCTCGGGAATCGACTTTATCCGTGAATGCAGTCAGCGCTACCCCGATACGCTGCTGGTTGTCGCCACCATGTATGACGACGACATGCACTTGTTCCCGGCGTTGCAGGCCGGTGCCAAGGGCTATTTGCTAAAGGATGACACGCAGACGCAAATAGCGCTGGCGCTGGAAGGAGTGGCTCGCGGGATCCCGCCGTTGTCACCGCAGATCGCCCAGCGCATGCTCAGCTTCTTTCAGCAGGACGGCGGTGCTGCTAACCGCTGGCGCCCAGAGGCTGGCGGTCTGGACGACAGTGCAGGGCTCAGCGAGCGTGAGCGGGAGTTTTTGCTGGTCATCGGCAATGGTTATAAAACCGCCGAAGCCGCTGACATGCTGGGCGTGAGTTATCACACCGCAGCCAAACACATCAAGAATATCTACGCCAAACTGGGTATCAGCAGCCGCGCCCAGGCGGTGCAGGAAGCCATTCGCATGGGGCTGATCAACTAG
- a CDS encoding RDD family protein, translating to MAVKLLNPVGDFPACGLIRRLAAAGYDLMLLLAVLMVVTFGYLSIYIGLYGEAVAHQQAEAGGFVGDHVLSLIVLLVTIAFYLTFWTIKGQTLGMQAWRIRLQQVSGQSITRKQALIRILVSQASWLCGGLGFFWQLWDKHSRSWHDIASGTQLIVLPKGTFKN from the coding sequence ATGGCAGTCAAACTGCTCAACCCTGTCGGAGACTTCCCGGCCTGCGGCCTGATACGGCGCCTGGCGGCGGCCGGTTACGACCTGATGCTGTTACTGGCCGTATTGATGGTCGTGACCTTTGGCTACCTGAGTATTTATATCGGCCTGTACGGCGAAGCCGTAGCGCATCAGCAAGCCGAAGCCGGCGGCTTTGTCGGTGATCATGTACTCAGCCTGATCGTGCTGCTGGTCACCATCGCGTTCTACCTCACGTTCTGGACCATCAAGGGACAAACGCTCGGCATGCAGGCCTGGCGCATCCGTCTGCAGCAAGTCAGCGGCCAATCGATCACCCGTAAGCAGGCGTTGATCCGGATACTGGTCAGCCAGGCCTCCTGGCTCTGTGGCGGACTGGGGTTCTTCTGGCAGCTGTGGGATAAACACTCGCGCAGCTGGCACGACATCGCCTCGGGCACGCAACTGATAGTCCTGCCAAAGGGCACTTTCAAGAATTGA
- a CDS encoding HopJ type III effector protein: protein MTAEQFTASLGTPQHRFADTLAFIEQHYLYQPSAFDNGAVRNSADQNQGSCKVLAMAQDLHLSDQQTLHCFAEHYQAVLSDPAGSDHANIRALMHSGLGAVSFANTPLTRR, encoded by the coding sequence ATGACCGCCGAGCAATTCACCGCCAGTTTGGGCACCCCGCAACACCGCTTTGCCGACACCTTGGCCTTTATCGAGCAGCACTACCTTTACCAACCCAGCGCCTTTGACAACGGCGCGGTACGCAACAGCGCCGATCAGAATCAGGGCTCGTGCAAGGTATTAGCGATGGCGCAGGATCTGCATCTGTCAGACCAGCAGACATTGCATTGCTTTGCCGAGCATTATCAGGCAGTGCTAAGCGACCCTGCAGGCAGCGACCACGCCAACATTCGCGCTCTGATGCACAGCGGCCTGGGTGCCGTCTCTTTTGCCAACACACCTCTGACCCGGCGCTGA
- a CDS encoding DUF1244 domain-containing protein: protein MTKQERLELEAAAFRNLVSHLRSRKDVQNIDLMTLAGFCRNCLSKWYKSAADDMDIELSMDEAREAIYGMPYADWKAKYQTEASPAQQAAFDKAQKQDNA, encoded by the coding sequence ATGACCAAACAGGAACGCCTTGAACTGGAAGCTGCCGCCTTTCGCAATCTGGTCAGCCATCTGCGCAGCCGCAAGGATGTACAGAATATCGACCTGATGACCCTGGCCGGCTTCTGCCGCAACTGCCTCTCCAAGTGGTACAAGAGTGCCGCCGACGATATGGACATTGAGCTGAGCATGGACGAGGCCCGCGAGGCCATTTACGGCATGCCCTACGCCGACTGGAAAGCCAAGTATCAAACAGAGGCCAGCCCGGCCCAGCAAGCCGCCTTCGACAAGGCACAAAAACAGGACAACGCATGA
- the folX gene encoding dihydroneopterin triphosphate 2'-epimerase, with translation MSMLSPGLARIRIKDLRLRTYIGINDDEVRNQQDILINATILYPAADAVAVNEIDKALNYRTITKALIAHVEGNRFALLERLTQELLDIVMQHPQVHYAEVEVDKPHALRFAESVSITLSAEQPQRG, from the coding sequence ATGAGCATGCTTTCCCCCGGCCTGGCCCGTATCCGTATCAAGGATCTGCGTCTGCGCACCTACATCGGCATCAACGATGACGAAGTTCGCAATCAGCAGGACATTCTGATCAACGCCACCATTCTCTATCCTGCCGCCGATGCGGTAGCCGTCAATGAGATAGACAAGGCGCTGAACTACCGCACTATCACCAAGGCCCTGATTGCACACGTAGAGGGCAACCGCTTTGCGCTGCTGGAGCGCCTGACCCAGGAACTGCTCGACATCGTCATGCAGCACCCGCAGGTTCACTACGCCGAGGTTGAAGTAGACAAACCGCACGCCCTGCGCTTTGCCGAATCGGTCTCTATCACGCTCAGCGCAGAACAGCCGCAGCGCGGCTGA
- the folE gene encoding GTP cyclohydrolase I FolE — translation MSLEKLSQNYLEILTNLGEQPERDGLKGTPERAAKAMQFLCRGYDQSLEQIVNGALFDSDNDEMVIVKDIELYSLCEHHMLPFIGKAHVAYIPTGKVIGLSKVARIVDMFARRLQIQENLTRQIAEALQQVTNAAGVAVVIEAKHMCMMMRGVEKQNSSMHSSVMLGAFRDSFNTRQEFLQLIARS, via the coding sequence ATGAGCCTGGAAAAACTGTCACAGAATTATCTCGAGATCCTGACCAACCTGGGCGAGCAGCCCGAGCGGGATGGGCTCAAGGGCACCCCGGAGCGCGCCGCCAAGGCCATGCAGTTTCTCTGCCGCGGCTACGACCAGTCACTGGAGCAGATCGTCAACGGCGCGCTGTTCGACTCCGACAACGATGAGATGGTGATCGTCAAGGACATCGAGCTGTACTCCCTGTGCGAGCACCACATGTTGCCGTTCATCGGCAAGGCGCACGTGGCCTACATCCCCACCGGCAAGGTGATTGGCCTTTCCAAGGTCGCGCGGATTGTCGATATGTTTGCCCGTCGCCTGCAGATCCAGGAAAATCTCACCCGCCAGATCGCCGAGGCGCTGCAGCAGGTCACCAACGCCGCTGGCGTCGCGGTGGTAATTGAGGCCAAACACATGTGCATGATGATGCGCGGTGTGGAAAAGCAGAACTCGTCGATGCACAGCTCGGTGATGCTCGGCGCCTTCCGCGATTCCTTCAACACCCGGCAGGAATTCCTGCAACTGATCGCCCGGAGCTGA
- the folM gene encoding dihydromonapterin reductase: MSNQPSILVTGGAQRIGLHCAQRLIEDGHHVIISCRALDAERAASIPAGAEVLLADFSTPAGIQGLIDQLHERSVSLRAIIHNASVWLDDQQGPDALQQMFMVHMQAPYMINSQCADLFPANSSGDIIHLSDDVTRKGSAKHIAYCASKAGLEGLSRSFAAKLAPRIKVNCLNPALIMFNDEDEDAYRTKALEKSALGIEPGPEVVYQSIRFLLDNPYITGSSLPLNGGRHLK; encoded by the coding sequence ATGAGTAACCAACCAAGCATTCTTGTCACTGGCGGCGCTCAACGTATAGGCCTGCATTGCGCGCAACGCCTGATCGAAGACGGCCATCATGTGATCATCAGCTGCCGCGCACTGGACGCGGAGCGCGCGGCATCTATTCCCGCTGGAGCAGAGGTGCTGCTCGCCGACTTTTCTACCCCGGCCGGCATTCAGGGTCTGATCGACCAACTGCACGAGCGCAGCGTCAGCCTGCGCGCGATCATTCACAATGCCTCGGTGTGGCTGGACGATCAGCAGGGCCCTGACGCGCTGCAGCAGATGTTCATGGTGCACATGCAAGCGCCCTATATGATCAACAGCCAGTGTGCCGACCTGTTCCCCGCCAACAGCAGCGGTGACATCATTCACCTGAGCGACGATGTTACCCGCAAGGGCAGCGCCAAACACATAGCCTACTGCGCCAGCAAAGCCGGCCTTGAGGGGCTATCGCGCTCCTTTGCCGCCAAACTCGCACCGCGCATCAAGGTCAACTGCCTCAACCCGGCACTGATCATGTTCAACGACGAAGACGAAGACGCCTACCGCACCAAGGCGCTGGAAAAATCGGCCCTGGGTATCGAGCCAGGGCCGGAGGTGGTCTACCAGTCAATCCGCTTTTTGCTGGACAACCCCTACATTACCGGAAGCAGCCTGCCACTGAACGGTGGCAGGCACCTCAAATGA
- a CDS encoding MerR family transcriptional regulator encodes MINSVPGLALANETLYPIREVSRLSGVNSVTLRAWERRYGLLVPQRTDSGHRLYSMRDIERVKAIVSWIARGVPVSKVASIIDRQALPSLSIAPVAQTDSLADEQLQAAREQLIAAVARGDLLGLERVYGQLFARWPLTQLCNDILLPVWRQYRVQAKQGGASASWALLDGFLRGRLLQRIAFLQPDRASVLLVSLQPREEEVEVLLAALFLADADINIAYLSCLPAPEELLLMCDGGGHQALLLFSDRALEAGVLTRQLPRLNQQLECPVAALGACCELQAVELQQANISCLGLAQRSLTDSVQQLLAGRFDG; translated from the coding sequence ATGATCAATTCTGTCCCCGGCCTCGCATTGGCCAATGAAACGCTTTACCCCATACGCGAAGTTTCGCGACTGTCCGGTGTCAATTCGGTGACTTTGCGCGCCTGGGAGCGTCGTTATGGCTTGCTGGTACCGCAGCGGACCGACAGCGGCCACCGTCTTTATTCAATGCGTGACATCGAGCGGGTCAAAGCCATTGTCAGCTGGATTGCTCGCGGCGTGCCCGTCAGTAAGGTGGCGTCCATCATTGACCGCCAGGCGCTGCCGAGCCTGAGCATTGCGCCGGTCGCGCAGACGGACAGCTTGGCCGACGAGCAGTTGCAAGCGGCCCGTGAGCAACTCATCGCTGCAGTGGCGCGCGGCGACCTGCTTGGACTGGAGCGGGTCTATGGCCAGCTGTTTGCCCGTTGGCCGCTCACGCAGTTGTGCAACGACATACTGCTGCCAGTCTGGCGACAGTACCGGGTGCAGGCAAAGCAGGGCGGAGCCAGTGCGTCCTGGGCGCTGCTGGATGGTTTTCTGCGGGGGCGTTTGCTGCAGCGTATCGCGTTTTTGCAGCCTGACCGCGCCAGTGTGCTGCTGGTCAGTCTGCAACCGCGGGAAGAGGAAGTTGAGGTGTTGTTGGCGGCACTTTTTCTGGCGGATGCCGATATTAATATTGCCTACCTGTCATGCCTGCCCGCACCTGAAGAACTCTTGCTGATGTGCGACGGTGGCGGGCATCAGGCCTTGTTACTATTCAGTGACAGGGCGCTGGAGGCGGGCGTGCTAACGCGCCAGCTGCCGCGCCTTAATCAGCAGCTTGAGTGTCCGGTAGCGGCACTGGGTGCCTGTTGCGAACTGCAGGCAGTGGAGCTGCAGCAAGCGAATATCAGTTGCTTGGGCCTGGCGCAGCGCAGCCTGACCGACAGTGTGCAGCAATTGCTCGCTGGGCGCTTTGACGGCTGA